From Salvia splendens isolate huo1 chromosome 3, SspV2, whole genome shotgun sequence, a single genomic window includes:
- the LOC121794822 gene encoding probable methyltransferase PMT2 isoform X3, which yields MANKFNAGDGRTRSHVSIFIVAGLCCFFYLLGAWQRSGFGKGDSIALEMTKSGENCNVLPNLNFETHHGGEAGIIDDSDSKATVYKPCHQRYTDYTPCQDQGRAMTFPRDNMIYRERHCPPQAEKLRCLIPAPEGYVTPFPWPKSRDYVPYANAPYKSLTVEKAIQNWIQYEGNVFRFPGGGTQFPQGADKYIDQLASVIPIDNGTVRTALDTGCGVASWGAYLWKKNVIAMSFAPRDSHEAQVQFALERGVPAVIGVLGSIKMPYPSRAFDMAHCSRCLIPWGINDGLYMKEVDRVLRPGGYWVLSGPPINWKTNYKAWQRPLEDLKEEQRKIEDAAKLLCWEKKSEKGEIAVWQKTMDSDACRAKQESAGATFCQSEDSDNVWYKKMEQCITPNKNPNSEEIKPFPERLHSVPPQIVSGSVSGVSAEAFLEDDKQWKKHVNAYRKTIPILDSGRYRNIMDMNAGFGGFAAALQSPKLWVMNVVPTIAKKNTLGVVYERGLIGIYHDWCEAFSTYPRTYDLIHANGVFSLYKDKCDFEDIILEMDRILRPEGAVIFRDEVDVLVKVKRMIGGMRWDSKMIDHEDGPLVPEKVLVAVKQYWVGNSTSSQ from the exons ATGGCGAACAAGTTTAATGCGGGAGATGGTAGGACCAGGAGTCATGTGTCAATTTTTATAGTAGCAGGTCTTTGCTGTTTCTTCTACCTATTAGGAGCATGGCAGAGAAGCGGGTTCGGAAAGGGGGACAGTATAGCATTGGAGATGACTAAGAGTGGAGAAAATTGTAACGTTCTTCCCAATCTCAATTTCGAAACCCATCATGGCGGTGAAGCTGGGATTATTGATGATTCTGATTCAAAAGCAACAGTGTACAAACCATGCCATCAACGGTACACTGATTACACCCCTTGTCAGGACCAAGGGCGTGCAATGACCTTCCCGAGGGATAATATGATCTACCGTGAGAGGCACTGCCCTCCTCAAGCAGAGAAGTTGCGTTGCCTCATTCCGGCTCCAGAAGGATATGTGACCCCATTTCCGTGGCCAAAAAGTCGTGATTATGTGCCCTATGCTAATGCTCCATATAAGAGCTTGACAGTAGAGAAGGCTATACAAAACTGGATCCAATATGAAGGTAATGTGTTCAGGTTCCCTGGTGGAGGAACCCAATTTCCTCAAGGAGCAGATAAGTACATTGACCAGCTTGCTTCAGTTATACCAATTGACAATGGAACTGTTAGAACCGCATTGGACACTGGTTGCGGG GTAGCCAGTTGGGGTGCGTATCTATGGAAAAAAAATGTCATAGCAATGTCTTTTGCACCTAGAGATTCACATGAAGCCCAAGTTCAGTTTGCTCTGGAAAGGGGTGTACCTGCTGTCATTGGTGTTCTTGGGTCGATAAAAATGCCATATCCATCTAGAGCTTTTGACATGGCTCATTGTTCTCGCTGTCTTATACCTTGGGGGATAAATG ATGGACTATATATGAAGGAAGTTGATCGTGTGCTTAGACCTGGTGGCTATTGGGTGCTTTCAGGCCCTCCTATCAACTGGAAGACTAACTACAAGGCATGGCAACGACCACTGGAAGACCTTAAGGAAGAGCAGAGAAAGATAGAAGATGCTGCTAAACTTCTCTGTTGGGAGAAGAAGTCGGAGAAAGGTGAAATTGCTGTGTGGCAGAAGACAATGGATTCTGATGCTTGTCGTGCTAAACAGGAAAGTGCCGGAGCAACATTCTGTCAATCTGAAGATTCTGATAATGTCTG GTACAAGAAAATGGAGCAATGCATTACTCCAAATAAAAATCCTAACAGTGAAGAAATTAAACCATTCCCCGAGAGGCTTCATTCAGTTCCTCCACAAATTGTTAGTGGCTCAGTTTCTGGAGTTTCTGCAGAGGCATTCCTCGAGGATGATAAACAATGGAAAAAACATGTCAATGCCTATAGAAAGACTATCCCAATTCTCGACTCTGGAAGGTACCGCAACATCATGGATATGAATGCTGGATTCGGTGGTTTTGCTGCTGCACTTCAATCCCCCAAATTGTGGGTCATGAATGTTGTACCCACTATTGCCAAGAAAAATACCCTCGGTGTTGTTTATGAACGAGGATTGATTGGTATCTATCATGACTG GTGTGAAGCCTTCTCTACTTATCCTAGAACATATGATCTCATTCATGCTAATGGTGTTTTTAGCTTGTACAAGGACAA GTGTGACTTTGAAGACATAATATTAGAAATGGACCGGATTTTACGTCCAGAAGGTGCGGTTATATTCAGAGATGAAGTCGATGTACTTGTGAAGGTGAAGAGAATGATCGGAGGTATGAGATGGGACTCCAAGATGATCGATCATGAGGACGGTCCACTTGTTCCGGAGAAAGTACTGGTTGCTGTCAAGCAATATTGGGTTGGCAACTCGACTTCTTCCCAGTGA
- the LOC121794824 gene encoding protein PHYTOCHROME KINASE SUBSTRATE 1-like translates to MVCQLSTNSPFLLAFFHLKKKKSLKSLLPHLSCMNTKLEPDRVTKMSMPVTILTLPPKHASEITKNKTSSAASFTQDLTATHDRIFLGKKTSPDKEIDVFDARKYFDEGLHDTPKICAKNHQDHLHQQQLNKDVVQTAVKEHPPPTAALSIRSQSSWNSRSSLLRTAPGSQQQLSKASKKSFLSSIGCNCSCLTTSIISGRSKSGNKTNNDLFTKREKQEIERRSQKQVFGSPIHIKGNNCFNLDTVVTWDAITPFSAAEELKIPSISSEMHNDCDSDASSDLFEIESLCIDNPFDPTTCYAPSEASIEWSVVTASAADFSLLSDSDDISSTIQKPHAKKTAPSKEMPKIRPSILSGCKSQKAVNVAGDAQTKRRPLTPMTRFHDESKLSFDGKSRQNSLDHRVMSQSRSATSAHLLCT, encoded by the coding sequence ATGGTTTGCCAACTTTCCACAAACTCACCCTTTCTATTAGCCTTTTTtcacttgaaaaaaaaaaaatctttgaaATCCCTTCTCCCCCATCTTTCTTGTATGAACACTAAGCTCGAACCCGACCGGGTAACAAAAATGTCGATGCCCGTAACCATCCTGACTCTGCCTCCCAAACACGCTTCCGAAATCACCAAAAACAAAACTAGCAGTGCAGCCTCATTCACTCAAGACCTCACCGCCACACATGATCGGATCTTCCTTGGCAAGAAAACGTCGCCAGACAAAGAAATCGACGTCTTCGATGCTCGGAAATACTTTGACGAGGGTCTGCACGACACTCCCAAGATCTGCGCCAAGAACCATCAAGATCACCTCCATCAGCAGCAGCTCAACAAAGATGTTGTCCAAACTGCAGTGAAGGAGCATCCGCCCCCGACTGCAGCGCTCAGCATACGCTCCCAGTCGAGCTGGAACAGCCGGAGCTCCCTGCTCCGCACTGCCCCAGGAAGCCAGCAGCAGCTGAGCAAGGCAAGCAAGAAGAGCTTCCTTTCCAGCATTGGCTGCAACTGCTCCTGCTTGACCACCAGCATCATCAGTGGCAGATCAAAATCAGGAAACAAAACCAATAATGATCTCTTCACCAAGAGAGAGAAACAGGAGATCGAGAGGAGATCTCAGAAACAAGTGTTTGGCTCCCCAATCCACATAAAAGGGAACAACTGCTTCAACTTGGACACCGTGGTTACATGGGATGCAATCACTCCATTCTCAGCAGCTGAAGAGCTCAAAATCCCTTCAATATCAAGTGAAATGCACAACGACTGTGACAGCGATGCAAGCTCCGATCTGTTTGAAATCGAGAGCTTGTGCATAGACAACCCTTTTGATCCCACAACATGCTATGCTCCAAGTGAGGCCAGCATAGAGTGGAGTGTTGTCACTGCCAGCGCTGCAGATTTCTCCCTCCTTTCGGATTCAGACGACATATCCTCCACCATCCAAAAGCCGCATGCCAAGAAAACTGCTCCATCCAAAGAAATGCCAAAGATTCGACCTAGTATACTCTCAGGCTGCAAGAGCCAGAAAGCTGTTAATGTTGCCGGAGATGCACAGACGAAGAGGCGGCCCCTCACACCGATGACACGGTTCCACGACGAGAGCAAGCTCAGCTTTGATGGAAAGAGCAGGCAGAACTCACTTGATCACCGTGTCATGTCTCAATCAAGATCTGCAACTTCTGCACATCTCTTGTGTACTTAG
- the LOC121793954 gene encoding origin of replication complex subunit 6-like has translation MDMSDIARKLGLSESKYVVRKAAELRRLADIQFDSSIIGVGEICKAVICLEIAASRMEVLFDRHEAIKLSGVSDKAYNRSFNSMQNGMNLKNKLDVRELAIQFGCVRLIPFVHKGLSLYKDRFLASLPPSRRSGTDFSRPVFTAVAFYLCSKRHKLKADKFKLIELAGTSESEFANISTSMVDLCFDVFGIAKEKKDARKIQGNRELIDALPEKRRLEDGGYSSSDGEESPAYKKRKQMDKRDHDEWKSAVLKSNKLGKAQAAAKLTKSRQSGLDFLKKAPETAANAL, from the exons ATGGACATGTCCGACATAGCCAGGAAATTAGGCCTCTCCGAATCCAAATACGTTGTCCGTAAGGCTGCCGAGCTCCGCCGGCTAGCCGACATCCAGTTCGATTCCTCCATCATCGGCGTC GGCGAGATTTGCAAGGCCGTAATTTGCCTCGAGATTGCAGCTTCCAG AATGGAAGTTTTGTTTGATCGGCATGAGGCAATAAAGCTGAGTGGGGTTTCCGATAAGGCTTACAACAGATCCTTCAACTCGATGCAGAATGGGATGAATTTGAA GAATAAACTTGATGTAAGAGAACTGGCCATTCAATTTGGATGCGTGCGCCTCATCCCCTTTGTTCACAAGGGCCTTTCTTT GTATAAGGATCGGTTTCTTGCTTCGTTGCCTCCTTCTCGAAGGAGCGGTACAGATTTTAGTCGACCTGTTTTTACTGCGGTAGCATTCTACCTTTGTTCCAAGAGGCATAAg CTCAAGGCAGACAAATTCAAGCTGATTGAGCTTGCTGGCACATCAGAGTCTGAATTTGCTAATATATCTACTTCGATGGTGGACCTATGCTTTGATGTGTTTGGAATAGCCAAGGAGAAAAAGGATGCTAGGAAAATCCAAGGCAACCGAG AGCTTATTGACGCATTGCCTGAAAAGAGAAGGCTAGAGGATGGTGGCTACTCTTCTAGTGATGGTGAAGAG TCTCCTGCCTACAAGAAGCGCAAGCAGATGGATAAACGGGATCACGATGAGTGGAAATCTGCTGTTTTGAAGTCCAACAAGCTTGGCAAGGCTCAAG CTGCTGCAAAGCTAACGAAAAGCAGACAGAGCGGGCTTGATTTTCTGAAGAAGGCTCCTGAAACTGCAGCAAATGCCTTGTGA
- the LOC121794822 gene encoding probable methyltransferase PMT2 isoform X2, translating into MLVDLTSLAYICHKPVMANKFNAGDGRTRSHVSIFIVAGLCCFFYLLGAWQRSGFGKGDSIALEMTKSGENCNVLPNLNFETHHGGEAGIIDDSDSKATVYKPCHQRYTDYTPCQDQGRAMTFPRDNMIYRERHCPPQAEKLRCLIPAPEGYVTPFPWPKSRDYVPYANAPYKSLTVEKAIQNWIQYEGNVFRFPGGGTQFPQGADKYIDQLASVIPIDNGTVRTALDTGCGVASWGAYLWKKNVIAMSFAPRDSHEAQVQFALERGVPAVIGVLGSIKMPYPSRAFDMAHCSRCLIPWGINDGLYMKEVDRVLRPGGYWVLSGPPINWKTNYKAWQRPLEDLKEEQRKIEDAAKLLCWEKKSEKGEIAVWQKTMDSDACRAKQESAGATFCQSEDSDNVWYKKMEQCITPNKNPNSEEIKPFPERLHSVPPQIVSGSVSGVSAEAFLEDDKQWKKHVNAYRKTIPILDSGRYRNIMDMNAGFGGFAAALQSPKLWVMNVVPTIAKKNTLGVVYERGLIGIYHDWCEAFSTYPRTYDLIHANGVFSLYKDKCDFEDIILEMDRILRPEGAVIFRDEVDVLVKVKRMIGGMRWDSKMIDHEDGPLVPEKVLVAVKQYWVGNSTSSQ; encoded by the exons ATGTTGGTGGATCTTACTTCGCTAGCCTATATTTGTCACAA GCCTGTAATGGCGAACAAGTTTAATGCGGGAGATGGTAGGACCAGGAGTCATGTGTCAATTTTTATAGTAGCAGGTCTTTGCTGTTTCTTCTACCTATTAGGAGCATGGCAGAGAAGCGGGTTCGGAAAGGGGGACAGTATAGCATTGGAGATGACTAAGAGTGGAGAAAATTGTAACGTTCTTCCCAATCTCAATTTCGAAACCCATCATGGCGGTGAAGCTGGGATTATTGATGATTCTGATTCAAAAGCAACAGTGTACAAACCATGCCATCAACGGTACACTGATTACACCCCTTGTCAGGACCAAGGGCGTGCAATGACCTTCCCGAGGGATAATATGATCTACCGTGAGAGGCACTGCCCTCCTCAAGCAGAGAAGTTGCGTTGCCTCATTCCGGCTCCAGAAGGATATGTGACCCCATTTCCGTGGCCAAAAAGTCGTGATTATGTGCCCTATGCTAATGCTCCATATAAGAGCTTGACAGTAGAGAAGGCTATACAAAACTGGATCCAATATGAAGGTAATGTGTTCAGGTTCCCTGGTGGAGGAACCCAATTTCCTCAAGGAGCAGATAAGTACATTGACCAGCTTGCTTCAGTTATACCAATTGACAATGGAACTGTTAGAACCGCATTGGACACTGGTTGCGGG GTAGCCAGTTGGGGTGCGTATCTATGGAAAAAAAATGTCATAGCAATGTCTTTTGCACCTAGAGATTCACATGAAGCCCAAGTTCAGTTTGCTCTGGAAAGGGGTGTACCTGCTGTCATTGGTGTTCTTGGGTCGATAAAAATGCCATATCCATCTAGAGCTTTTGACATGGCTCATTGTTCTCGCTGTCTTATACCTTGGGGGATAAATG ATGGACTATATATGAAGGAAGTTGATCGTGTGCTTAGACCTGGTGGCTATTGGGTGCTTTCAGGCCCTCCTATCAACTGGAAGACTAACTACAAGGCATGGCAACGACCACTGGAAGACCTTAAGGAAGAGCAGAGAAAGATAGAAGATGCTGCTAAACTTCTCTGTTGGGAGAAGAAGTCGGAGAAAGGTGAAATTGCTGTGTGGCAGAAGACAATGGATTCTGATGCTTGTCGTGCTAAACAGGAAAGTGCCGGAGCAACATTCTGTCAATCTGAAGATTCTGATAATGTCTG GTACAAGAAAATGGAGCAATGCATTACTCCAAATAAAAATCCTAACAGTGAAGAAATTAAACCATTCCCCGAGAGGCTTCATTCAGTTCCTCCACAAATTGTTAGTGGCTCAGTTTCTGGAGTTTCTGCAGAGGCATTCCTCGAGGATGATAAACAATGGAAAAAACATGTCAATGCCTATAGAAAGACTATCCCAATTCTCGACTCTGGAAGGTACCGCAACATCATGGATATGAATGCTGGATTCGGTGGTTTTGCTGCTGCACTTCAATCCCCCAAATTGTGGGTCATGAATGTTGTACCCACTATTGCCAAGAAAAATACCCTCGGTGTTGTTTATGAACGAGGATTGATTGGTATCTATCATGACTG GTGTGAAGCCTTCTCTACTTATCCTAGAACATATGATCTCATTCATGCTAATGGTGTTTTTAGCTTGTACAAGGACAA GTGTGACTTTGAAGACATAATATTAGAAATGGACCGGATTTTACGTCCAGAAGGTGCGGTTATATTCAGAGATGAAGTCGATGTACTTGTGAAGGTGAAGAGAATGATCGGAGGTATGAGATGGGACTCCAAGATGATCGATCATGAGGACGGTCCACTTGTTCCGGAGAAAGTACTGGTTGCTGTCAAGCAATATTGGGTTGGCAACTCGACTTCTTCCCAGTGA
- the LOC121794822 gene encoding probable methyltransferase PMT2 isoform X1, with product MYSSPDGCHCLRSFVVWGYIYIQILSCVYAVWTLVVYNTPVMANKFNAGDGRTRSHVSIFIVAGLCCFFYLLGAWQRSGFGKGDSIALEMTKSGENCNVLPNLNFETHHGGEAGIIDDSDSKATVYKPCHQRYTDYTPCQDQGRAMTFPRDNMIYRERHCPPQAEKLRCLIPAPEGYVTPFPWPKSRDYVPYANAPYKSLTVEKAIQNWIQYEGNVFRFPGGGTQFPQGADKYIDQLASVIPIDNGTVRTALDTGCGVASWGAYLWKKNVIAMSFAPRDSHEAQVQFALERGVPAVIGVLGSIKMPYPSRAFDMAHCSRCLIPWGINDGLYMKEVDRVLRPGGYWVLSGPPINWKTNYKAWQRPLEDLKEEQRKIEDAAKLLCWEKKSEKGEIAVWQKTMDSDACRAKQESAGATFCQSEDSDNVWYKKMEQCITPNKNPNSEEIKPFPERLHSVPPQIVSGSVSGVSAEAFLEDDKQWKKHVNAYRKTIPILDSGRYRNIMDMNAGFGGFAAALQSPKLWVMNVVPTIAKKNTLGVVYERGLIGIYHDWCEAFSTYPRTYDLIHANGVFSLYKDKCDFEDIILEMDRILRPEGAVIFRDEVDVLVKVKRMIGGMRWDSKMIDHEDGPLVPEKVLVAVKQYWVGNSTSSQ from the exons ATGTACTCATCCCCTGATGGTTGTCATTGCCTTCGCAGTTTTGTAGTTTGGGGctatatttatattcaaatcttatcgTGTGTATATGCTGTTTGGACTCTCGTAGTTTATAATAC GCCTGTAATGGCGAACAAGTTTAATGCGGGAGATGGTAGGACCAGGAGTCATGTGTCAATTTTTATAGTAGCAGGTCTTTGCTGTTTCTTCTACCTATTAGGAGCATGGCAGAGAAGCGGGTTCGGAAAGGGGGACAGTATAGCATTGGAGATGACTAAGAGTGGAGAAAATTGTAACGTTCTTCCCAATCTCAATTTCGAAACCCATCATGGCGGTGAAGCTGGGATTATTGATGATTCTGATTCAAAAGCAACAGTGTACAAACCATGCCATCAACGGTACACTGATTACACCCCTTGTCAGGACCAAGGGCGTGCAATGACCTTCCCGAGGGATAATATGATCTACCGTGAGAGGCACTGCCCTCCTCAAGCAGAGAAGTTGCGTTGCCTCATTCCGGCTCCAGAAGGATATGTGACCCCATTTCCGTGGCCAAAAAGTCGTGATTATGTGCCCTATGCTAATGCTCCATATAAGAGCTTGACAGTAGAGAAGGCTATACAAAACTGGATCCAATATGAAGGTAATGTGTTCAGGTTCCCTGGTGGAGGAACCCAATTTCCTCAAGGAGCAGATAAGTACATTGACCAGCTTGCTTCAGTTATACCAATTGACAATGGAACTGTTAGAACCGCATTGGACACTGGTTGCGGG GTAGCCAGTTGGGGTGCGTATCTATGGAAAAAAAATGTCATAGCAATGTCTTTTGCACCTAGAGATTCACATGAAGCCCAAGTTCAGTTTGCTCTGGAAAGGGGTGTACCTGCTGTCATTGGTGTTCTTGGGTCGATAAAAATGCCATATCCATCTAGAGCTTTTGACATGGCTCATTGTTCTCGCTGTCTTATACCTTGGGGGATAAATG ATGGACTATATATGAAGGAAGTTGATCGTGTGCTTAGACCTGGTGGCTATTGGGTGCTTTCAGGCCCTCCTATCAACTGGAAGACTAACTACAAGGCATGGCAACGACCACTGGAAGACCTTAAGGAAGAGCAGAGAAAGATAGAAGATGCTGCTAAACTTCTCTGTTGGGAGAAGAAGTCGGAGAAAGGTGAAATTGCTGTGTGGCAGAAGACAATGGATTCTGATGCTTGTCGTGCTAAACAGGAAAGTGCCGGAGCAACATTCTGTCAATCTGAAGATTCTGATAATGTCTG GTACAAGAAAATGGAGCAATGCATTACTCCAAATAAAAATCCTAACAGTGAAGAAATTAAACCATTCCCCGAGAGGCTTCATTCAGTTCCTCCACAAATTGTTAGTGGCTCAGTTTCTGGAGTTTCTGCAGAGGCATTCCTCGAGGATGATAAACAATGGAAAAAACATGTCAATGCCTATAGAAAGACTATCCCAATTCTCGACTCTGGAAGGTACCGCAACATCATGGATATGAATGCTGGATTCGGTGGTTTTGCTGCTGCACTTCAATCCCCCAAATTGTGGGTCATGAATGTTGTACCCACTATTGCCAAGAAAAATACCCTCGGTGTTGTTTATGAACGAGGATTGATTGGTATCTATCATGACTG GTGTGAAGCCTTCTCTACTTATCCTAGAACATATGATCTCATTCATGCTAATGGTGTTTTTAGCTTGTACAAGGACAA GTGTGACTTTGAAGACATAATATTAGAAATGGACCGGATTTTACGTCCAGAAGGTGCGGTTATATTCAGAGATGAAGTCGATGTACTTGTGAAGGTGAAGAGAATGATCGGAGGTATGAGATGGGACTCCAAGATGATCGATCATGAGGACGGTCCACTTGTTCCGGAGAAAGTACTGGTTGCTGTCAAGCAATATTGGGTTGGCAACTCGACTTCTTCCCAGTGA
- the LOC121794821 gene encoding cullin-3A-like, with protein MSSGPKKRNFQIEAFKHKVVVDPKYAEKTWKVLEDAIREIYNHNASGLSFEELYRNAYNMVLHKFGERLYSGLVSTMTLHLQSMSKSIEAAQGASFLDELNTKWNDHNKALQMIRDILMYMDRTFIPSTHKTPVHELGLNLWRDNVIHNSNIQSRLLNTILELIQRERTGEVINRGLMRNIIKMLMDLGPSVYQEDFEKSFLQVSADFYRAESQEYIECCDCADYLKKAERRLNEEIDRVSHYLDTKTETKITNVVEKEMIANHKLRLIHMENSGLVKMLLDDKFEDLARMYNLFHRVSIGLSTIRDVMTSHIRDTGKQLVTDPEKSKNPVEFVETLLEKRDKYDKIISSAFSNDKTFQNALSSSFEYFINLNPRSPEYISLFVDDKLRKGLKGVKDDDVELILDKVMILFRYLQEKDVFEKYYKQHLAKRLLSGKTVSDDAERSLIVKLKTECGYQFTSKLEGMFTDMKTSQDTMQGFYAACGAELGNGPTLVVQVLTTGSWPTQSTNTCNLPVELSTLCEKFRSYYLGTHTGRRLTWQTNMGTADLRATFGEVHKYELNVSTYQMCVLMLFNNTEHLSYKEIEQATEIPSSDLKRCLQSLACVKGKNVLRKEPMSKDIGEDDVFSVNDSFTSKLRKVKIGTVVAQKESEPEKQETRQRVEEDRKPQIEAAIVRIMKSRRVLDHNNIIAEVTKQLQSRFLANPGEIKKRIESLIERDFLERDNEDRRLYRYLA; from the exons CGGGCCGAAGAAGAGGAATTTTCAGATTGAAGCGTTTAAGCACAAAGTGGTGGTGGATCCCAAGTATGCAGAAAAGACTTGGAAGGTTTTAGAGGATGCGATTAGAGAGATTTACAACCATAACGCTAGCGGCCTCAGTTTTGAAGAATTATACAG AAATGCTTACAATATGGTATTACATAAATTTGGCGAGAGGCTTTATTCTGGACTTGTGTCTACAATGACACTCCATCTTCAGTCAATGTCCAAATCCATAGAAGCTGCCCAAGGTGCTTCGTTCCTGGATGAACTTAATACCAAATGGAACGATCACAATAAAGCATTGCAAATGATCCGTGACATACTAATGTACATGGACAGAACATTCATCCCAAGCACCCACAAAACCCCTGTTCATGAGCTCGGGTTAAACCTCTGGAGGGACAATGTAATCCACAATAGTAATATCCAGTCAAGGCTTTTAAACACCATTCTTGAACTGATACAGAGGGAACGCACAGGCGAAGTTATCAACAGGGGGCTTATGAGAAACATTATCAAAATGCTAATGGACTTGGGACCTTCAGTCTACCAAGAAGATTTTGAGAAATCATTTCTTCAAGTTTCTGCTGATTTCTATCGAGCAGAATCTCAGGAATATATCGAATGTTGTGATTGTGCAGACTATCTGAAGAAAGCTGAAAGGCGACTCAATGAAGAAATTGACAGGGTATCGCATTACTTAGACACAAAGACTGAAACAAAGATAACCAATGTTGTAGAAAAGGAGATGATAGCCAACCACAAGCTCAGATTAATACACATGGAGAACTCAGGACTGGTAAAGATGCTTCTCGATGATAAATTTGAAGACTTGGCAAGGATGTACAACTTATTCCATCGGGTTTCTATAGGTCTTTCGACAATCAGGGATGTAATGACGTCTCACATCAGAGATACAGGCAAACAGCTTGTTACTGATCCTGAGAAATCAAAGAATCCAGTGGAGTTTGTTGAGACACTCCTTGAGAAAAGGGATAAGTATGATAAAATCATAAGCTCGGCATTCAGCAATGATAAGACCTTCCAGAATGCCTTGAGTTCTTCATTCGAGTATTTCATCAATTTAAATCCTCGTTCTCCTGAGTACATATCTTTGTTTGTAGATGATAAGCTCCGCAAGGGACTGAAGGGAGTGAAAGACGATGATGTTGAGCTTATTCTTGATAAGGTGATGATATTATTTCGTTACCTTCAGGAGAAAGATGTTTTTGAGAAATACTACAAGCAGCACTTGGCAAAGAGGCTCTTGTCTGGAAAAACAGTATCTGATGATGCAGAGAGAAGTCTCATTGTCAAACTGAAGACTGAATGTGGTTATCAATTTACATCGAAATTGGAAGGGATGTTTACAGATATGAAGACGTCTCAGGACACAATGCAAGGGTTTTATGCTGCATGTGGTGCTGAGCTGGGGAATGGCCCAACATTAGTTGTACAGGTTTTGACTACTGGATCTTGGCCTACTCAATCCACCAATACTTGCAACCTTCCAGTTGAGCTGTCAACTCTGTGCGAGAAGTTTCGATCATATTACTTGGGGACTCATACAGGTAGGAGATTGACCTGGCAGACAAATATGGGAACAGCTGATCTGAGAGCAACCTTTGGGGAAGTACATAAGTATGAGCTGAATGTTTCGACTTATCAAATGTGTGTCCTAATGTTGTTCAACAATACTGAACATCTTAGCTACAAGGAGATTGAGCAGGCCACAGAGATTCCCTCTTCTGATTTGAAACGGTGCCTGCAGTCCCTAGCTTGTGTAAAAGGGAAAAATGTGCTCCGTAAAGAGCCCATGAGCAAGGATATTGGAGAGGATGATGTATTTTCTGTTAATGACAGTTTCACGAGCAAACTTCGAAAGGTTAAAATAGGAACTGTGGTTGCACAGAAGGAATCTGAGCCTGAGAAGCAAGAGACAAGGCAGAGGGTGGAGGAAGATAGGAAACCCCAGATTGAGGCTGCAATTGTCAGAATCATGAAATCGAGGAGGGTATTGGATCACAATAATATCATTGCAGAGGTGACAAAACAATTGCAGTCACGGTTCCTGGCCAACCCTGGGGAGATCAAGAAACGAATTGAATCGCTTATAGAGCGAGACTTCTTGGAAAGGGATAATGAAGATAGGCGATTATACCGGTATCTTGCCTGA